The stretch of DNA TTGCGATTCCGTCGCAGCATTATTACTACTTGCCGTTGCAGCGGTTCCCTTCTTGGGCACAGGTGCTACGTATTCCTTCACATCCGTGTTGACTATCAGTCTGCTCAGTCCTAcaatctgtttctgtttctgcttcttgCTTATTGGGTTTGTCTTCCCGTTTGCGATAGAGACACCTCTGGGTCCCAAGGAGTTCAACAGACGGGAAACGTCCTTGCTTTTGTTGGTGTCAAAGGAGTAATTGGTCGCCAAATGTGCGTTATTGAACCTGAATGCCACTTTAGTGCATTTCTTCGatactttcttttcagcaCCTTTGTCAGATTTCACCACTGGCGGTTTATATGTGATTGAAAACGCGGATTGCGATGGGTTCACTTCGAACAACCGAACACCGTTTGTGATGAAGGTGTCAATTGGTTTGATGGACAttgcacacacacactatGTACCCTTCACAGAATGAAAAGGCTGGAATATGTTAATCGGTACTATCTCAAAAAATGGCAAGTCTCACTCCGCTTCCCCTCTAAAGAATACAGTGCATCCACTATTACAAACTCATCAAACGTTCCGTCACTCTGCGATTCCGCTGCTTCGTCTCTAGTTTTTTTTACAAAtttccattttcaaagcaGTCACGTGCTTAAGAATTATTAGGGCttgaaaatcaaaaaagtGCCAGTTAGGGCTTCCAAAACCGTCCCTCTTATTTCCCCGAAAAGTTAACTTAGTTACACGCGGCACGTGACAGAAACGCCACTCTCCGCGGGGAGATTCCTGCGGTTTGTCGTTCCTCCAAAATGTTGTTTGCCTCTTAACGCTGTACGGGGAAGAACCCGAAGAGGCAAGAGGTGTAATGTTGTTAGCGTTACTGACAGTGCAAGAGAGTCTCGAGAGTCTCGAGAGACGAGTGTGGAGGGGACGGTTGTGGGTGCCGCTATTCCACGGATACGGAACTCGAGGTTTTgtagatatatatatatatatatatatatatNNNNNNNNNNNNNNNNNNNNACGGTGGAGTTTAGTTCCCTAGTTCTTTTACCGTCTTGGTAGATGTATTCTTATCTTGTCCCTGCAGCACAGTGTACGGTACCAGGCTGGTGAAATTGCAAGAGTTTTCCATCTGTTTCGTACTAGAGAGAGCAAGAGAAGCAGCAGTAGCACCACCTGTTTGCAAGTTTTGAATAGGGATTGTAAAGGAGAACTGTCTACAAGCCCTTGTGCATTTTCGTTCTGGTCAATTGATCTGACCGTGCGTTGTAACGGGTCCTGAACTAGTCTGTTTTACATTGAGGCTTGGCGTAGCCACCGCAGGTTTGTTGCTAGGTTATTTTTGggttttctttgttcccATTTGGTCTTTTCGGCTGCAAGAGGTAAACAAGGAAGAAGTGTTTGCGGAGAGGCTCAGCTTCTCGTTCAAAgggttttgtttttttttcggATTGTTGGAATTAACATATTTACATCTTAACTTCTTGAGAGTGCAAGACAAGAAGGGAGAGAGGCTGCTCGAATTCGAACGGCtgtctgttgttgtttccgCCTCGTTCGTTCTTCTAAGATAGATTGGCTGCACTAGGAACAAGAATTGCAGAAAAGGGCGTAACTACCCAAATTCTTTTTAGGTCTTTAGGTCGGAACTGACtttcatctttttttttcattatCGTTATTGTAACGGTAAGTCGGTATTAGGAAAAGTGGATCAGCCCCATTTAGAGGCTTTGCTAGACCAGTTACGCTATATACCCTCTACGAGCAGTAACCATATCGTGCGTGGATTGGAAACACTGCGGCACTGTTTTTGAATTTATTCTACATTTTCTCTTCCCccagttcttcaaaggtgTGTGATCTTTCCAAAAGGTTTGCTACTTAAATGTTCCAATTGGGTTCATCCTCCAATGGTAAAAGTTCCAATGCAAACGCTTTACGCAGTGGTTCAGAAAACAAGTCAGTTACTTATACGACGGCTCACGGTAACATAAAGGACTCAACTGCAAATAAGGGGAAACAGGACAGTTCAATTTTGACCCAGTCCATTGACGTCAAGAATACCAACCAGAACACCAGAAAGACAGAAACGAAACCAAGGGCAAAGATAAAAAGGAATATCTTCAACATGAACCAAACAGATGCAGATAGGCCTTCGCGCAGGGATAGTAGCAGCAGTTACACCAGTACCAGCAGTACTGACAGTGCCGGTGTTCATGTCCCGGGTAGCGGGAAACCGCAGCCCACCATGACAAATAGCTCGGATGAGCTTTCCAGTGGGCTCGAGAAGGAATACTCCGCCGATATCCGGCCTTTGAAGTTTAAAATGAACAAGTCGCCGATGACGTCTTCCTCAGCAGAGATGGGTAAGCGCGCACAGCGATCGCACTATGCGATGCACGAAGCCCTCTTCAAGCCAGGGTACAATGGCAGCCCAAACTCAAGTGTACATTCACCAATGGGGAACAATATCATCTCGTACCCTTGGTCATACAACTTTATCGATAAACAACAATTCACAGGCTACCTCGAACAACCGAAGTAcatcaaagtgttccataaaagaaagaatataGGAGCCTTCAAAAGACTATTCTTGGCACAGGAATTGCACACGGATGAAAACAATGCAACAATTTCTCTCGAGAGTGGACCCCACCAGGGCCGCCCACTTAACCCAAGATTGTCAGTCGCATCAGCATCAGCAGCCACAACTTCCGTGGGGAACAGAAAAGCCGTCTGGACCATCAAATTCAGCATCAACGGTAAGTACATGTCGACGGGGAATAAAGACGGTTCCGTCAGAATATGGAAGGTCATCAGCTCCCCCGTGGAACGGTGGGAGCTGGACACGGTAGAGGACGCGCAGAACCTAATGAAGGTGAAAACTCAGGCGTTAAAGAAACCCCGCGCAAGTACCTCCAGCATAGACCCGCACGATCGTAATCTTGGGGCGGGATCCACATATGTCGACGGGGTAGACGCAACGGATAAGTCTGAGTCGACAAATCTGTATGCCCCCGTCTTCAACCCAAAACCCGTGAGAACGTATAGAGAGCACACACAGGACGTTCTTGAGACAGACTGGTCCAAGAATGATTTCTTGTTGACAGCATCAATGGATAAAACGGTCAAACTATGGCACCCTGCGAAGAAAGCATCCTTAGGAAACGTTTCTCCATCCAGATTTTGTCACTTCGGTGCGGTTCCATCCTCGAGACGACAGGTCTTCGTTTCTACGTGCTTGGACCACAAGTGCAGGCTGTGGTCCATCGTCGATAGCGAGCTGTGCTTCGAGTTTGACTGTCAAGATCTCATAACGTCATTGGCGGTCTCAGAGGACGGCGCCTACACATTCGTAGGCACTTTCAACGGGTTCATACATATTCTTGCTACAAACCCACTCAAGTGTCTGACATCCTTCCACATAAAAGATAGAAATACACAGGGCATCCATTCCAAGCCCGTGGGTAGTGGTGGAGAAGCTGGCAGTAAGAAGGGTAAAGAACACCGCGGGCCTCGTGTTACAGGGATTGAATGTTTCAGTGTCAACGGGAATACGGCAAATCGTAAGTTACTGATTACCTCAAATGATTCAAGAATAAGAGTGTTCGACATGAACACGAGGAAAGTCATCGAGTATCTTAAAGGTTTGCATAGTGCGTCGTCGCAGCATATTGCACAGTTTGTGCCTTGGAACAACAAACCCGTGGTGGTTTGTAGCAGTGATAACCACTGGATATATGCGTGGGAGTTGATGTCTGAAGAGTTCCAGCTGAAACCAGATTTGGGATCTGTAAACTTGGAGGAATCTATCAGGGGGCAGCCCAGCATGGAACAGATACTGAAGCAGGAAGAGATTTTCGACAGGGAGAAGCACCCGAAAGGGAAGAATAAGCCGCGAATACCTTTTTTCCACAACCCGTTCAAGCTTTTGTCGAACAACTCGTCTAATGCGGATGTGACAGCCAAAAAGAACTCAAAATACGCTTCCTTCCATGCACACCATCGTCCCGTGACCAACGTCGTGGTGGCACCAGTGGCGACAGCAAAGACACTTTCCCTGTCGAATGATTTTATCTGTGAATTAACGTTGCAATTTATCAAGGAGGCTACTATGGGCGACACTGAGTCGGCTTCCACCGTTTCGTCCAGTACTCGGTCCCTcggcaagaagaagaataaagaAAATGCCACGGATTCTGTCAAGATAAGCCCGAAGAGAAGCGTTCCCGACGTCGTTCATGCGATTGGTCCCATCATTGTCAGCAGCGACAACAATGGCACAATCCGTGTCTTTCGAGTGGACATgtccaaaaaaatacgGCTCGATATTCTGAAACAGATGAAGGAAATAGAGAAACTGCCCAACACCCTGGATAAAAAGGAGGCGCCGTCCTATTTTGATGACGCACTCGTTGGCCAGTGTTTGAATAATTCAAGTGGACGTACACACGCTGAGAGTCCATTGCACCATGTTGAGAACAGGTCTTCGACGGAGTACGACAGTACGACTCCCAAGGGTAAGACATCGAGATCCGGCACGAGCGCCAGAAACAATTTGTTCAGCCGGTCACAAAATAGCCTTGTCTCTGTAAGGTCCACGGGGAAGAGTGGATCTGTGGTTATGGATGAAACCAACGCGTTGTTGAACACCAAGATTGCCCCAGCGGGGTCCACAAGAAACACACGTACAATTGACAGTCTGGGGACACTGCGTCTAAGATGCGACGTTTGCAATGGAACCAAGTTTGAAAGGCTACGCAGGAACTCACTGGGACAGAGAGAGTTGGGATACTACTGTGTTGACTGTGGGACACTGCTCAACAACTTCAGGTAGAACGCTGACGTTCAGGAAAATTATGTATATCTACATATCTGCACATATTCAACTCTAGCATAATTATCCACATAATAAATAATANNNNNNNNNNNNNNNNNNNNTCCAGTGCTCAATTACGCACTCCTTCGGTTAGTTCCACATACGTTCAAGCTGCTAGTAATGCATGACACATTCGCCAAGCGGGAGCCGGTGGCGGAGAACCTGCAAGCGTGAGTCATGGGCTACCTCACGTGCGAAACGGTTTCTTCCGGTGTATCAGCACGCGCAGccagaggaacaggaaATGTGCACACGCTGTGGGAACAGCCCTGGCGTCGCAATGCAATGCCTTTTGCAGTGTGATCATCACCCCCACCTCCCCCTCCCCGTCCATCACCACATCTTGGTACTCCGGTACCGGCCTCACACTTTGAGCTTTTCCGGCAAAGGCGAAATAACGTGAAAAATCACAGAGCACTTTGAGCGACTTTTCAAAGGTATATAAACTTTCCAGTAGTTGTAGTTAGTCTGGATCAATTCCAATTATTGCTGCTACAAATGTGCGTATTACCTTCTCGTTGGAATACCCAAGTAAGCAATTAATATTTGTCTATCCGTTGGAGCGTAATTACTGCTTTCTGAACGGCATTCAAATCAGATACATATAATACATCAATATGAGCACGGAAAGAGTTCAAAAGCCAATCGAGAAGACGGCGGCTCAGAAGATATCCAAGTTTGGGTCGTTTGTTGCCGGTGGGATTGCAGCGTGTTGCGCTGTGACTGTCACAAACCCAATCGAGCTGGTCAAAATTAGGATGCAACTGCAGGGTGAATTGGCCGCTGTCGGGCAAGGTATTTACAAGAATCCAATCCAAGGTATATCCGTAATTTACAAGAACGAGGGGTTCAAGGCGTGCCAGAAGGGTCTTGTCTCTGCGTACTTCTACCAGATTGCCCTGAACGGGTCTAGGCTAGGTTTCTACGAGCCCATTAGACTCACATTGAATAGAACATTCTTCCCAGCGCAGGAGAGTCACAAAGTGCAGAATGTAGGTATCAATATGTTCTCCGGTGCGTCGTCCGGTGTCATTGGGGCTATCATTGGTTCCCCACTGTTTTTGGTGAAGACGAGAATGCAGTCTTACTCCAGTTCTATTGCCTTGGGTGATCAAACTAAATACACGGGTGTCTGGAACGGTCTATCTACCATCTTTAGAGAAGGTGGGGTCCGCGGGCTGTTCAAAGGTGTAGATGCGGCTATTTTAAGGACAGGTGCTGGGTCTTCTGTCCAACTGCCCATTTACAACACTGCCAAGAACATCTTGCTGAGGAACGATTTGATGGAAAACGGGCCCGCGCTGCATTTGACTGCGAGTACGATCTCCGGTATGGGTGTTGCCGTTGTGATGAACCCATGGGACGTTATTCTGACCAGAATCTACAACCAAAAGACGAACAAATACAAAGGTCCAATTGACTGTTTAGTCAAAACTGTTAAGATCGAGGGTATAACAGCCCTGTACAAAGGGTTTGAAGCACAAGTCTTTAGAATCGCTCCACACACAATCATCTGTTTGACTTTATTGGAACAAACGATGAACTTCGTCTATACCGTTGAAAGGACAGTTCTGGGACACTCGTAGGTGAGGCACGTACAACACAGAAAATGCATGGTGTCCGTGTGTCTAGTAGCACGTACACGAGTACTCTGCGACCTGCTTAATCCCTCTACATTAGCATGATAAGTCAGGCTCCTGTATATCTGGAGTGTACATCGTCGcttactttttttttgtcgcATGATAGAAGATAATAAGACAATATAGTAGATAGATCCTCCCCCCTCCACACAATTATTATTCCGTTGTTGTATACCAGTTTGTAACATTTTACAGGTGTTGGCACTAAATCCCCCGCTTATGCGTTTTTCTTCCCGGACGTGACGGACCGTGATCTCTTGGTGTTGGTTGTAAGTTTTATAGTTTTAACCACTTTCCTTTCCTCCCGCTTCGTCCTCTCTTTCCCCTTCGCCTCgtcaatttttttcaagtagCCGTTGTACACTACCACCTCCGCTATAAGAACGAGCAGACCAAAAAACAGACACAGCAAGATCCTTATATGTGTTGGGAACCGTTTGGAGGATTTTGACCAGTACCATATCGCGAAAACCACAGATGCGACGCTCACGAGCACGTTGAAAACAGTAGTAACTTGCTCCCTTATCTGTTTGCTCATCTGCGCGGGGGATATCCATTCGTCCGTCTCGTTGTAGCCCAAGGCGCCGTTGGAATCCCTGTGGTCATTCCCGACCATTTTCTGGTACTCTTGTTCGTCCAACTTCGATCTCAACGCATCCAAGTGTTGTTTGAATTCGGGCGAGTATGACGACCCGGGAGCAGGCTTCGGTTTGGCTGTGA from Huiozyma naganishii CBS 8797 chromosome 1, complete genome encodes:
- the SRP21 gene encoding signal recognition particle subunit SRP21 (similar to Saccharomyces cerevisiae SRP21 (YKL122C); ancestral locus Anc_2.449), whose amino-acid sequence is MSIKPIDTFITNGVRLFEVNPSQSAFSITYKPPVVKSDKGAEKKVSKKCTKVAFRFNNAHLATNYSFDTNKSKDVSRLLNSLGPRGVSIANGKTNPISKKQKQKQIVGLSRLIVNTDVKEYVAPVPKKGTAATASSNNAATESQARKKKNKKNKKKR
- the DGR2 gene encoding Dgr2p (similar to Saccharomyces cerevisiae YKL121W and YMR102C; ancestral locus Anc_2.450), with the protein product MFQLGSSSNGKSSNANALRSGSENKSVTYTTAHGNIKDSTANKGKQDSSILTQSIDVKNTNQNTRKTETKPRAKIKRNIFNMNQTDADRPSRRDSSSSYTSTSSTDSAGVHVPGSGKPQPTMTNSSDELSSGLEKEYSADIRPLKFKMNKSPMTSSSAEMGKRAQRSHYAMHEALFKPGYNGSPNSSVHSPMGNNIISYPWSYNFIDKQQFTGYLEQPKYIKVFHKRKNIGAFKRLFLAQELHTDENNATISLESGPHQGRPLNPRLSVASASAATTSVGNRKAVWTIKFSINGKYMSTGNKDGSVRIWKVISSPVERWELDTVEDAQNLMKVKTQALKKPRASTSSIDPHDRNLGAGSTYVDGVDATDKSESTNLYAPVFNPKPVRTYREHTQDVLETDWSKNDFLLTASMDKTVKLWHPAKKASLGNVSPSRFCHFGAVPSSRRQVFVSTCLDHKCRLWSIVDSELCFEFDCQDLITSLAVSEDGAYTFVGTFNGFIHILATNPLKCLTSFHIKDRNTQGIHSKPVGSGGEAGSKKGKEHRGPRVTGIECFSVNGNTANRKLLITSNDSRIRVFDMNTRKVIEYLKGLHSASSQHIAQFVPWNNKPVVVCSSDNHWIYAWELMSEEFQLKPDLGSVNLEESIRGQPSMEQILKQEEIFDREKHPKGKNKPRIPFFHNPFKLLSNNSSNADVTAKKNSKYASFHAHHRPVTNVVVAPVATAKTLSLSNDFICELTLQFIKEATMGDTESASTVSSSTRSLGKKKNKENATDSVKISPKRSVPDVVHAIGPIIVSSDNNGTIRVFRVDMSKKIRLDILKQMKEIEKLPNTLDKKEAPSYFDDALVGQCLNNSSGRTHAESPLHHVENRSSTEYDSTTPKGKTSRSGTSARNNLFSRSQNSLVSVRSTGKSGSVVMDETNALLNTKIAPAGSTRNTRTIDSLGTLRLRCDVCNGTKFERLRRNSLGQRELGYYCVDCGTLLNNFR
- the OAC1 gene encoding Oac1p (similar to Saccharomyces cerevisiae OAC1 (YKL120W); ancestral locus Anc_2.451) — protein: MSTERVQKPIEKTAAQKISKFGSFVAGGIAACCAVTVTNPIELVKIRMQLQGELAAVGQGIYKNPIQGISVIYKNEGFKACQKGLVSAYFYQIALNGSRLGFYEPIRLTLNRTFFPAQESHKVQNVGINMFSGASSGVIGAIIGSPLFLVKTRMQSYSSSIALGDQTKYTGVWNGLSTIFREGGVRGLFKGVDAAILRTGAGSSVQLPIYNTAKNILLRNDLMENGPALHLTASTISGMGVAVVMNPWDVILTRIYNQKTNKYKGPIDCLVKTVKIEGITALYKGFEAQVFRIAPHTIICLTLLEQTMNFVYTVERTVLGHS
- the VPH2 gene encoding Vph2p (similar to Saccharomyces cerevisiae VPH2 (YKL119C); ancestral locus Anc_2.453) — protein: MFQVEINDSLRAFLQCLYESKVLSQGEHETYLRDGSMPLESLIALYDANSSKTQLGIKQLLTPLNFTAKPKPAPGSSYSPEFKQHLDALRSKLDEQEYQKMVGNDHRDSNGALGYNETDEWISPAQMSKQIREQVTTVFNVLVSVASVVFAIWYWSKSSKRFPTHIRILLCLFFGLLVLIAEVVVYNGYLKKIDEAKGKERTKREERKVVKTIKLTTNTKRSRSVTSGKKNA